One Drechmeria coniospora strain ARSEF 6962 chromosome 01, whole genome shotgun sequence genomic region harbors:
- a CDS encoding origin recognition complex subunit 2, translated as MPGGDSLQNGTPTPERRSLRKRSHDEAAAAELEVGSTPSKRRRTSLTTHDATGPDSQRDPSVPIDTEVSASVTEAHINGSADKPVQSSVPDPAKATPRKRGRPPKAKSTPLPEAIPTGTKVSEASTEVPINDGAPDPVMLSEPEPPAATPRRRGRPPKASSQSQTPTSKANPTPLFATPVKKVDAGSAAATPRRQAADRSARRKSARALIENAVRDGDSDDDDDNDELVREIYESEPGDDQDDDGGDDDDREDRESAVPVNEASTPSKTPQRRRRSKAKSPTPPRDLPPHELYFAHNKPGRPKTSDNTLADLALLSHDQYFSILTRLQDPHAAEVEHLQSLHAESFPQWSFELSQAFSLCLFGFGSKRALLRRFARHLHLNPHGDLERRTVVVNGYAHTTNMREILSVISDAIHPNQKLTTAAPATMVRAITAHLSASDVCLTLVVNSIDAPPLRKPGMQAALAQLALHPRVQLVCSADTPDFPLLWDIGLRSAFNFAFHDCTTFSPFDAELDVVDDVHELLGRTARRVNGREGVAFVLRSLPENAKNLFRLLVGEVLVAMEDEGNVTDEPAGVEYRMVYGKAVEEFICSSEMAFRTLLKEFHDHQMITSRKDALGTELLSVPFQKDELEAILEDLMS; from the exons ATGCCCGGGGGGGACTCTCTGCAGAATGGCACTCCTACGCCTGAGCGGCGGTCTCTGCGCAAGCGGTCTCATGACgaagctgccgctgccgagctcgaggtcggATCGACGCCTTCGAAACGCAGACGAACGTCTCTCACAACCCACGACGCGACGGGGCCCGACAGTCAAAGGGATCCATCTGTACCGATAGACACCGAAGTTTCGGCATCTGTAACAGAGGCACACATCAATGGGAGTGCGGACAAACCCGTGCAGTCGTCCGTTCCGGACCCTGCCAAGGCAACTCCTCGAAAGCGTGGCCGCCCTCCCAAGGCCAAATCAACACCCCTTCCAGAGGCCATACCTACAGGCACCAAAGTTTCAGAAGCTTCGACGGAGGTGCCCATCAATGACGGTGCACCCGATCCCGTAATGCTGTCCGAGCCGGAACCTCCAGCGGCaactcctcgacgacgtggtcGCCCTCCGAAGGCATCCTCGCAATCTCAAACACCCACCTCCAAGGCCAACCCGACCCCCCTGTTCGCTACGCCTGTGAAGAAGGTCGACGCGGGCTCGGCAGctgcgacgccgaggagacAGGCCGCCGACAGGTCGGCAAGGAGGAAGAGTGCCCGGGCATTGATCGAGAACGCCgtccgcgacggcgacagcgatgacgacgacgacaacgacgaacTGGTGCGCGAGATCTACGAGAGCGAGCCAGGCGACGACCAAGATGACGACGggggagacgacgatgacagGGAAGATCGTGAGAGCGCCGTTCCTGTCAACGAAGCTTCGACACCGTCCAAAACCCCCCAGCGGAGAAGACGGTCGAAAGCCAAGTCTCCGACGCCCCCACGAGATCTCCCCCCCCACGAGCTCTACTTCGCCCACAACAAGCCCGGCCGGCCCAAGACGTCGGACAACACCTTGGCCGACCTCGCCCTTCTCTCCCACGACCAGTACTTCTCCATCCTGACCCGGCTCCAAGACCCTcacgccgccgaggttgaGCATCTCCAGTCCCTTCACGCAGAGTCGTTCCCGCAATGGTCCTTCGAGCTCTCCCAAGCCTTCAGCCTTTGTCTCTTTGGTTTCGGGTCCAAAAGGGCGCTGCTGCGCCGCTTCGCGAGGCACCTGCACCTGAACCCCCACGGCGACCTGGAGAGGAGAACGGTCGTCGTCAACGGATACGCTCACACGACCAACATGAGGGAGATACTAAGTGTCATCAGTGATGCCATCCATCCCAACCAGAAGCTAACCACCGCCGCCCCTGCGACCATGGTCCGCGCCATCACCGCCCATCTCTCCGCCAGCGACGTCTgcctcaccctcgtcgtcaactCAATCGACGCCCCGCCGCTGCGCAAGCCTGGCATGCAGGCTGCCCTCGCCCAGCTGGCACTCCATCCACGCGTTCAGCTCGTCTGCTCCGCCGACACCCCCGACTTCCCTTTGCTCTGGGACATCGGCCTCCGCAGCGCTTTCAACTTCGCCTTCCACGACTGCACCACCTTTTCCCCCTttgacgccgagctcgacgtcgtcgacgacgttcACGAACTTCTCGGACGCACTGCCCGCCGCGTCAACGGCCGTGAGGGTGTCGCCTTTGTCCTCCGCAGCCTCCCCGAGAACGCCAAGAACCTAttccgcctcctcgtcggcgaggtcctcgtcgccatggaggATGAGGGCAACGTCACGGACGAacccgccggcgtcgagtaCAGAATGGTTTACGGCAAGGCCGTCGAAGAATTCATCTGCAGCTCCGAGATGGCCTTCCGGACGCTATTGAAGGA GTTCCACGACCATCAGATGATTACGAGCC
- a CDS encoding endosomal cargo receptor — MRLTTIAAGVIAWMATDVVATALTYHLPANEKACFYTETKKDNEKVAFYFAVQSGGSFDIDYIVEGPEGKVILKGEKERQGDFVFTAQKTGDYSFCFDNDMSTFADKFIDFEISVENESRSAQLPSKQGSTPEQTTIIEEAIIKISGQLSTISRNQKYFRTRENRNFSTVHSTERRIVNFSMMQIGLIICMGALQVFVVRFFFQGARKGYV; from the exons ATGAGATTAACGACGATAGCAGCAGGCGTCATTGCCTGGATGGCGACGGATGTCgtggcgacggcgttgaCGTACCATCTGCCAGCCAACGAGAAGGCTTGCTTCTACACGGAGACCAAGAAGGACAACGAAAAGGTGGCATTCTATTTCGCG GTTCAATCTGGCGGCTCGTTCGATATCGACTACATAGTCGAGGGACCCGAGGGCAAGGTCATCTTAAAGGGCGAAAAAGAGCGCCAAGGCGATTTCGTCTTCACGGCGCAAAAGACTGGCGACTACTCTTTCTGCTTCGACAACGACATGAGCACGTTTGCCGACAAGTTTATCGATTTCGAGATTTCT GTCGAGAACGAGTCCCGGTCCGCGCAGCTGCCATCGAAGCAGGGCTCGACGCCCGAACAGACGACGATCATCGAAGAGGCCATAATCAAAATCTCCGGACAGCTCTCGACCATCTCGCGCAACCAGAAATATTTCCGCACACGCGAGAACCGAAACTTTAGCACGGTCCACAGCACGGAGAGGCGGATTGTCAACTTTAGCATGATGCAGATTGGCCTGATCATTTGCATGGGTGCCCTGCAGGTCTTTGTCGTTCGCTTCTTCTTCCAG GGCGCACGCAAGGGCTATGTATGA
- a CDS encoding Mitochondrial import inner membrane translocase subunit tim-22: MNFPSGTPPPPPPPPSGGAVAAGIGPQDPNVKAIQGAMESCFGKSVMSGVMGFGMGGLFGMFMASMSYDTPFGSPVTNAAGQTISSMPLREQLKVGFKDMGTRSYSMAKNFGKVGALFAGIECGIEGMRAKNDLGNGVAAGCLTGGILAKNAGPQAMAGGCLAFAAFSAAIDAWMRQPKED; this comes from the exons ATGAACTTTCCGTCGggtacgccgccgccgccgccgccaccaccgTCGGGTGGTGCTGTCGCTGCCGGCATCGGTCCGCAAGATCCCAACGTCAAGGCT ATCCAAGGAGCGATGGAGTCATGCTTTGGCAAGTCGGTCATGTCGGGCGTCATGGGATTCGGCATGGGTGGCCTCTTTGGCATGTTCATGGCTTCG ATGTCATACGATACACCGTTTGGAAGCCCCGTAACGAATGCGGCGGGCCAGAccatctcgtcgatgccgctgcgGGAGCAGCTCAAAGTTGGCTTCAAGGACATGGGCACGCGTTCCTATTCCATGGCCAAGAACTTCGGCAAGGTCGGCGCACTCTTTGCCGGCATCGAGTGCGGCATCGAGGGCATGCGCGCCAAGAACGACctcggcaacggcgtcgcggccggcTGCCTGACAGGTGGCATCCTCGCCAAGAACGCAGGTCCGCAGGCCATGGCTGGCGGCTGTCTGGCCTTTGCCGCCTTCAGCGCGGCCATTGATGCTTGGATGCGGCAGCCAAAGGAGGATTAG